The following proteins come from a genomic window of Winogradskyella sp. PC-19:
- a CDS encoding RNA polymerase sigma factor — MQDDALLIKQLQAKEERALSLLYDKYSGALYSVIIKMTRDEALSQDLLQETFITIWDKSHQYNNKKGRFYTWAYRIAKNKVLNYLRKNNILIQTDDLSVYDNKEESETVNRNFLELNGAITKLEAHHQKAIELVYFNGLTHREAHIEMDVPLGTFKSYVQQALKQLRKTYVRIVVFLLLMIDVM; from the coding sequence ATGCAAGACGACGCACTACTTATTAAACAACTTCAAGCTAAGGAAGAACGTGCATTATCATTACTATATGATAAATACTCGGGTGCATTATATAGTGTAATTATTAAAATGACTCGTGATGAAGCACTATCACAAGATTTATTACAAGAAACCTTTATAACTATTTGGGATAAATCGCATCAGTATAACAACAAAAAAGGGCGTTTTTACACTTGGGCATACAGAATTGCGAAAAACAAAGTGTTAAATTATCTGAGAAAGAACAATATACTCATCCAAACCGATGATTTAAGTGTATATGATAATAAAGAAGAATCAGAAACAGTAAATCGCAATTTTTTAGAATTGAATGGTGCTATAACTAAACTAGAAGCTCATCACCAAAAGGCAATAGAACTAGTTTATTTTAATGGGTTAACTCATCGAGAAGCTCATATCGAAATGGATGTTCCATTAGGTACATTTAAATCTTATGTTCAGCAAGCTCTAAAACAGCTTCGAAAAACATATGTTAGAATTGTAGTGTTTTTGTTACTAATGATAGATGTAATGTGA
- a CDS encoding anti-sigma factor domain-containing protein, translated as MMTKKELLENGLLEQYVLGELDATQVGSIEKLLVSDTEIKVRLDEIESDFENLGIENAINLPSHLKTQLLSKIKTSNNKTISESTNSNKFWLGIAASFAAFFLLGSIWLYSELNSVKDDLQIVSEQNKALKEDLNGISKNYDEASKWYAALSNPDAEQYILTGNKLSPEAKIVSFVNHENKSVVINTKKLPQLDADHDYQMWADVDGEMIDMGVIPKNKELIAMTYINNAESLNITIEPAGGNDHPTVERLISNVYLD; from the coding sequence ATGATGACAAAGAAAGAACTATTAGAAAATGGATTATTAGAGCAATATGTGCTCGGCGAACTCGATGCAACACAGGTTGGATCCATCGAGAAGTTACTGGTATCAGATACTGAAATCAAAGTAAGATTAGATGAAATAGAATCTGATTTTGAAAATTTGGGTATTGAAAATGCTATAAATCTGCCAAGTCATTTAAAAACTCAGTTATTATCTAAAATCAAGACTTCAAATAATAAAACTATTTCTGAATCTACGAATAGTAATAAATTTTGGCTAGGTATTGCTGCCAGTTTTGCCGCTTTCTTTTTACTGGGTTCAATTTGGTTATATTCTGAACTAAATAGTGTTAAAGATGATTTACAAATAGTTAGTGAGCAGAATAAAGCATTGAAGGAAGATTTAAATGGAATCTCTAAAAATTATGATGAAGCTAGTAAATGGTATGCAGCTTTATCCAATCCAGATGCAGAGCAATATATTTTAACGGGAAATAAATTATCTCCTGAAGCAAAAATTGTAAGTTTTGTTAATCACGAAAATAAATCAGTAGTAATTAACACAAAAAAATTACCTCAACTAGATGCTGACCATGACTACCAAATGTGGGCAGATGTCGATGGCGAAATGATTGATATGGGCGTTATTCCAAAAAATAAGGAACTTATTGCAATGACCTATATTAATAATGCTGAATCTCTAAATATTACTATCGAGCCTGCTGGAGGAAATGACCACCCGACAGTTGAACGTTTGATTAGTAATGTTTATTTGGATTAA
- a CDS encoding mechanosensitive ion channel family protein, translated as MVKILMVAFNLLLSLTSIWDSIKSILDFVLYHNDEKTVTITVGFTLFIIGLLVLARLALIFLKRIVTRKLKAEDKLKFVSVFLFARWVIYVIILLIAFDSIGVNVTAIFAASAALLVGVGLALQTFFQDVISGIFILIDQSINVGDIVEIDGKVGRVEEIKIRTTRAVTIDNKVLVIPNHKYLSSILYNWTENGSLTRENIDIGVAYGSDVKLVKSLLLEVAKNHESILDYPEPLVLFTDFGDSALKFKLIFTLNDSFIAAIPKSDLRFEIDKVFRENNISIPFPQRDIHIKQNNK; from the coding sequence ATGGTTAAGATATTAATGGTTGCTTTTAATCTTTTATTATCATTGACATCTATTTGGGATTCAATAAAATCTATATTAGATTTTGTTCTATATCATAATGATGAAAAAACAGTAACCATCACAGTCGGTTTTACTCTTTTTATTATCGGTCTGTTAGTATTGGCACGACTGGCTTTAATTTTCTTAAAACGTATAGTAACACGTAAGCTAAAAGCAGAGGATAAGCTTAAGTTTGTAAGTGTATTTTTATTTGCGCGATGGGTTATTTATGTTATAATTTTACTAATCGCATTTGATTCAATAGGCGTAAATGTTACTGCTATTTTTGCCGCTTCCGCAGCATTACTAGTAGGTGTTGGTTTGGCGCTTCAAACGTTTTTTCAAGATGTTATTTCTGGAATATTTATCCTCATAGATCAGTCTATTAATGTTGGTGATATTGTAGAGATAGATGGGAAAGTTGGTCGAGTTGAAGAAATTAAAATTCGTACGACAAGAGCAGTAACTATAGACAATAAAGTATTAGTTATTCCTAATCATAAATATTTGAGTTCTATTTTATATAATTGGACAGAAAATGGTTCTCTAACTAGAGAAAATATTGATATTGGTGTGGCGTATGGTAGTGATGTTAAATTAGTTAAGTCATTGCTTTTAGAAGTAGCGAAAAATCATGAGTCTATTTTAGATTATCCGGAACCTTTAGTGTTATTTACAGATTTTGGAGATAGTGCTTTGAAATTTAAATTAATTTTTACCCTAAATGATAGTTTTATAGCAGCAATACCTAAAAGTGATTTGCGATTCGAGATAGATAAAGTTTTTAGAGAAAACAATATTAGTATACCTTTTCCTCAACGAGACATTCATATTAAACAAAATAATAAATGA
- a CDS encoding nucleotide exchange factor GrpE — protein MGKKDKNQEVEEPQIEATETETAEEEVLTVEEQLQEDLAKEKDKFMRLFAEFENYKKRTTKERIELFKTASQDVMVSMLPVLDDFERALMHIEEDKEAEELRKGVLLIYNKLISTLEQKGLSKIEINQGDVFNADNHEAVTQIPAPTEDLKGKIIDVVERGYKLGDKVIRFPKVVIGQ, from the coding sequence ATGGGCAAAAAAGATAAAAACCAAGAGGTCGAAGAACCTCAAATTGAAGCAACTGAAACAGAAACTGCTGAAGAAGAAGTACTAACTGTTGAAGAGCAATTACAAGAAGATTTAGCAAAAGAAAAAGATAAGTTTATGCGTCTTTTTGCTGAGTTCGAAAACTATAAAAAACGAACTACAAAAGAGCGTATTGAATTGTTTAAAACAGCCAGTCAGGACGTTATGGTGTCTATGCTACCGGTATTGGATGATTTTGAGCGTGCATTAATGCATATCGAAGAAGATAAAGAAGCTGAAGAATTACGTAAAGGTGTATTGTTAATTTACAATAAGTTGATTTCAACGTTAGAGCAAAAAGGTCTATCAAAAATTGAAATTAATCAAGGCGATGTGTTTAATGCTGATAATCACGAGGCAGTAACGCAAATACCAGCGCCAACTGAAGACTTAAAAGGAAAGATTATTGATGTAGTAGAGCGTGGATACAAACTGGGCGATAAAGTTATTCGCTTCCCGAAGGTAGTTATTGGTCAATAA
- a CDS encoding type II secretion system protein GspG, whose protein sequence is MKILEFFLEILVWFGLDFSDFKHQRKIEKLEKADGKSRTFRKYFLSPSIKTIFKVFITLIILFFGYLWYSDNYSKPKKTKKEIIEISEYIIQWKSEYNSLPRTIEIMIKSKPLHKKWLTDEWKRPYFYSIDSTNTSFELFSAGKDGKFETKDDISSK, encoded by the coding sequence ATGAAAATACTTGAATTTTTTCTTGAAATTTTAGTTTGGTTTGGTCTTGATTTTTCTGACTTTAAACATCAAAGAAAAATAGAAAAACTAGAAAAAGCAGATGGAAAATCACGCACCTTCCGAAAATATTTTTTAAGCCCATCTATAAAAACTATTTTCAAAGTATTTATAACTCTTATAATTCTCTTTTTTGGATATCTCTGGTATTCAGACAATTACTCAAAACCTAAAAAGACAAAAAAAGAAATAATCGAAATTTCAGAATACATAATACAATGGAAATCTGAATACAATTCACTTCCTAGAACAATAGAAATAATGATTAAGTCAAAACCTCTTCACAAAAAATGGTTAACAGATGAATGGAAAAGACCTTATTTTTATTCCATTGACTCTACTAACACTAGCTTTGAATTATTTTCTGCTGGTAAGGATGGAAAATTCGAAACTAAAGATGACATTTCTTCAAAATAA
- a CDS encoding DEAD/DEAH box helicase, producing the protein MSFKDLQIIKPLLRAVADSGYDEPTLIQQRCIPAILERKDVIASAQTGTGKTAGFALPILQLLFDKQDAPKRGKKIRALIVSPTRELAVQINENFKTYAKYTNLRTAVLFGGTSIEPQIDILKKGIDILIATPGRLLDLHKQDYVNLDYIETFVLDEADLMLDMGFIDDVKKIERLCPETKQVLLFSATIPYKVEQLASSILNEPQRIDVTPNKSIASDISQILYYVPKRNKIELCLHLLRNTIKGSILIFRRTKFGVDKLEKTLLKNGYKVDSIHGDKSQTDRQNALNKFKNGYVNILIATDVAARGIDINELDAVVNFDLPNVPETYVHRIGRTGRAGNIGTAYSLCSADEKNYIKNIQSSINVQIPIEEEHPYPLDPKAKPIVHKKQGSKYKKGRKGAGAKKKKKRWY; encoded by the coding sequence ATGTCATTCAAAGACTTACAAATTATTAAGCCGCTTTTAAGAGCCGTTGCAGATTCTGGTTATGATGAGCCAACGCTAATTCAGCAACGTTGTATTCCTGCTATATTAGAAAGAAAAGATGTCATAGCATCCGCGCAAACTGGTACAGGAAAAACAGCTGGTTTTGCTTTACCCATTTTACAATTACTATTTGATAAACAAGATGCTCCAAAACGTGGTAAAAAAATACGTGCTTTAATCGTAAGTCCAACAAGAGAATTGGCTGTACAGATTAACGAAAATTTTAAAACTTACGCCAAATACACCAACTTACGCACAGCAGTATTATTTGGAGGTACATCAATTGAACCACAAATTGACATCTTAAAGAAGGGCATTGATATTTTGATAGCTACACCTGGACGTTTGTTAGATTTACACAAACAGGATTACGTTAATCTTGACTATATAGAAACTTTTGTATTAGACGAAGCCGACTTAATGCTAGACATGGGATTTATTGATGATGTCAAAAAAATTGAACGTTTGTGTCCTGAGACCAAACAAGTATTACTTTTTTCTGCTACAATACCCTATAAAGTTGAACAGTTAGCAAGCTCAATCTTAAATGAACCTCAGCGTATTGACGTCACACCAAATAAATCTATTGCAAGTGATATTAGTCAGATTTTATACTACGTACCTAAGCGTAACAAGATTGAGTTGTGTTTGCACTTATTGAGAAATACTATCAAAGGAAGTATTCTAATTTTTAGGCGTACTAAATTTGGTGTTGATAAGCTTGAAAAAACATTACTCAAAAACGGTTATAAAGTAGATAGTATTCATGGCGACAAATCACAAACTGACCGACAAAATGCACTTAACAAATTTAAAAACGGTTATGTAAATATCCTTATAGCTACTGATGTTGCCGCTCGTGGCATTGATATTAACGAACTTGATGCTGTTGTAAATTTTGATTTACCTAATGTACCAGAAACCTATGTACATCGCATCGGTCGTACGGGTCGTGCTGGTAATATCGGAACAGCATATTCACTATGCTCTGCAGATGAAAAAAACTATATTAAAAATATTCAGTCATCAATAAATGTTCAAATACCTATCGAAGAAGAACATCCATATCCTCTAGACCCAAAAGCAAAACCAATTGTTCACAAAAAACAAGGCAGCAAGTATAAAAAAGGTCGAAAAGGCGCTGGCGCTAAAAAGAAAAAGAAGCGTTGGTATTAA
- a CDS encoding ABC transporter permease: MNHLPLIIKREYLTKVKNKSFIIMTFLSPLIMIALISVVAYLSQLNKDKKRTISILDESGLFSEIFKDTDNTTYNYIMDSSVEEAKIVVKEKEQYGLLYISNGDLETVSKSVKFYSEDSPSLTIMSGLENKIERKLREVKLISNGLDIQQVENSRANISIAQESFEGLKSSKIDNIFKLAFGGIAGYLLFMFIIIYGNMIMRSVIEEKTSRIIEVIISSVKPIQLMMGKIIGTSLAGITQFAIWIILLGVLTTILSVVFNIDLMAVQTPQQEVMQQAIDNPALQNEIALAVQSFQNLPIANLVIAFLLFFIGGYLLYSSLYAAVGAAVDSETDTQQFMLPILMPLILAVYVGVFTVIDDPHGTVSTVFSFVPFTSPVVMLMRIPFGVPIWQQIVSLLILIGTFTFTVWFAAKIYRVGILMYGKKASYKELFKWLRY, translated from the coding sequence ATGAATCATCTTCCTCTTATCATAAAACGCGAGTATTTGACAAAGGTCAAGAATAAATCATTTATTATTATGACTTTTTTAAGTCCACTAATTATGATTGCTTTAATTAGCGTCGTGGCATATCTATCTCAATTAAATAAGGATAAAAAAAGAACGATTTCTATCCTTGATGAATCTGGACTTTTTTCCGAAATCTTTAAGGATACAGATAATACAACTTATAATTATATAATGGATTCTTCGGTTGAGGAAGCCAAAATAGTCGTTAAGGAAAAAGAACAATATGGTTTACTATATATATCTAATGGCGATTTAGAGACTGTTTCGAAGTCTGTCAAGTTTTATTCTGAAGACTCGCCTTCATTAACAATCATGTCTGGTTTGGAGAATAAGATAGAACGAAAACTACGAGAAGTAAAACTTATTTCTAATGGATTGGACATACAGCAAGTAGAAAACTCTAGAGCAAATATTAGTATTGCTCAAGAGAGTTTTGAAGGTTTGAAAAGTTCAAAAATTGATAATATTTTCAAATTAGCTTTTGGAGGAATTGCGGGTTATTTACTCTTTATGTTTATCATAATTTATGGTAATATGATAATGCGTAGTGTTATTGAGGAAAAAACAAGCCGAATAATTGAAGTTATCATATCTTCTGTAAAACCCATTCAATTAATGATGGGTAAAATTATTGGTACATCCTTAGCTGGTATTACTCAGTTTGCTATTTGGATAATTTTGTTGGGTGTTTTGACAACAATTTTGAGTGTTGTATTTAATATAGATTTAATGGCTGTGCAAACGCCACAGCAAGAAGTAATGCAACAAGCAATAGATAATCCTGCTTTGCAAAATGAAATAGCTTTAGCAGTACAATCTTTTCAGAATTTGCCTATTGCTAATTTAGTTATAGCATTTTTGTTATTTTTTATTGGTGGCTATTTGCTTTACAGTTCTTTGTATGCTGCGGTTGGAGCTGCTGTAGATAGTGAGACAGATACACAACAATTTATGCTTCCTATATTAATGCCACTAATTTTAGCGGTTTATGTTGGGGTCTTTACAGTCATTGATGATCCACACGGAACAGTATCAACGGTATTTTCTTTTGTACCTTTTACATCACCAGTAGTAATGCTTATGCGTATACCATTTGGGGTACCAATTTGGCAACAAATAGTTAGTTTATTAATCTTGATTGGTACATTTACATTCACCGTTTGGTTTGCAGCAAAAATATATCGTGTTGGTATATTGATGTACGGCAAGAAAGCGAGTTATAAAGAACTTTTTAAATGGTTAAGATATTAA
- a CDS encoding ABC transporter ATP-binding protein: protein MSDLLVADSVSKNFGDFKALNNVSISVPKGSIFGLLGPNGAGKTTLIRIINQITMPDEGKVLLDGQALKPEHIKDIGYLPEERGLYKSMKVGEQALYLAQLKGMSKSEAKAQLKYWFDKFGIGAWWNKKIQELSKGQAQKIQFIVTVLHRPKLLIFDEPFSGFDPINANLIKDEILKLREDGATVIFSTHRMESVEELCDHIALIHKSNKVLDGNLVDIKRQFKSNTFEIGLQSNNKEAVIKEIENMFEVAPATFKNVYDDVKLNVTIKPETSPNELLSFLTSKAEVHHFVEVIPSASDIFIQTVKNN from the coding sequence ATGAGTGATTTGTTGGTAGCTGATTCAGTTTCTAAAAATTTTGGAGATTTTAAAGCACTTAATAACGTATCCATTTCCGTTCCGAAAGGAAGTATTTTTGGGCTTCTTGGTCCTAATGGTGCAGGTAAAACCACCTTAATACGCATTATTAACCAAATAACTATGCCAGATGAAGGTAAAGTATTGTTAGATGGACAAGCTTTAAAACCGGAGCATATTAAGGATATTGGCTATTTGCCAGAAGAGCGAGGTTTGTACAAATCAATGAAAGTAGGTGAGCAAGCATTGTACCTAGCTCAGCTTAAAGGTATGTCTAAATCTGAAGCAAAAGCACAACTAAAATATTGGTTCGATAAGTTTGGGATTGGTGCTTGGTGGAACAAAAAAATTCAAGAATTAAGTAAAGGACAAGCACAAAAAATTCAATTTATAGTTACTGTTTTGCACCGTCCAAAATTGCTGATTTTTGATGAACCCTTTTCAGGATTTGACCCTATAAATGCAAATCTAATAAAAGATGAAATCCTAAAACTACGTGAAGATGGAGCTACTGTGATTTTTTCAACGCACCGTATGGAATCTGTAGAAGAGTTGTGTGACCACATTGCATTGATTCATAAATCTAATAAAGTATTAGATGGAAACCTTGTTGATATTAAACGACAATTTAAATCCAATACATTTGAGATTGGTTTACAATCAAATAATAAAGAAGCAGTTATCAAAGAAATCGAAAATATGTTTGAAGTTGCACCAGCGACCTTCAAGAATGTATATGATGATGTGAAGTTGAATGTAACAATTAAACCTGAAACTTCTCCTAACGAACTTTTGTCGTTCTTGACCTCAAAAGCAGAGGTCCATCATTTTGTAGAAGTCATTCCGTCTGCTAGTGATATTTTTATTCAAACTGTAAAAAACAATTAA
- a CDS encoding DUF6268 family outer membrane beta-barrel protein, whose translation MNLKKLSFNFTKFVLVCFLGFSYCTVSAQLTDLARLEYSFIPSSQSEDQYTRLRALLNYPIKIKDDNYLIVGAEYNRILLNLEEDYPFDTSALNILNIIDFNLGYTFKVSENWRFGLKINPRIASTLNGKITGDDLFLNGGVFVINDRTDAKDIKRPYRLILGLTYNTTVGLPIPLPFVNYYRRINDNWSFVAGVPKSNLKYYFTEDSILQIFASLDGYFANLQEPTTIAGQQADNISLSVAVGGIGYEYCFTKHLVGYLYSGYTFRLDNRFRNADRDEIFQLNQRNAFYLRTGIKFKI comes from the coding sequence ATGAACTTAAAAAAGCTATCATTTAATTTTACAAAGTTCGTTTTAGTATGTTTCTTAGGATTTAGTTATTGTACTGTGAGTGCTCAACTTACAGATTTAGCAAGACTTGAGTATTCTTTTATACCAAGTAGTCAATCTGAAGATCAATATACTAGATTAAGAGCTTTATTAAATTATCCTATTAAAATTAAAGATGATAATTACCTTATAGTTGGTGCAGAGTACAATAGAATTTTACTAAACTTAGAGGAAGATTATCCATTTGATACATCGGCTTTAAATATTTTAAATATTATTGATTTTAACTTAGGTTATACGTTTAAGGTTAGTGAAAATTGGCGCTTTGGGCTAAAAATTAACCCTCGAATAGCTTCAACTTTAAATGGTAAAATTACAGGAGATGATTTATTTCTAAATGGTGGTGTTTTTGTTATAAATGATAGAACTGACGCCAAAGATATTAAGAGGCCATATAGACTTATTTTAGGGTTAACATATAACACCACAGTAGGTTTACCAATACCATTACCTTTTGTTAATTATTATAGACGTATTAATGATAATTGGTCTTTTGTAGCTGGTGTTCCAAAATCTAATCTAAAATACTATTTTACAGAAGACAGTATTTTACAAATATTTGCCTCATTAGATGGCTATTTTGCTAACTTACAGGAGCCTACAACCATTGCTGGCCAACAAGCAGACAATATATCACTATCGGTAGCTGTTGGAGGAATTGGTTACGAATATTGCTTTACAAAACATTTGGTAGGATATTTGTATTCTGGTTATACGTTTAGACTAGACAATAGATTTAGAAATGCAGATAGAGATGAAATTTTTCAATTGAATCAGCGTAATGCTTTTTATCTAAGAACAGGAATAAAATTTAAAATATAA
- a CDS encoding fasciclin domain-containing protein produces the protein MKKLVFIFSMVAALTFNTAATAQKTIVDVAVGNKDFSTLVTALKAADLVSALQGDGPFTVFAPTNAAFGKIDKATLGSLLEPKNKKALANILTYHVVPAKLMASDVVAALKKGNGKVEVKGLNGQVLTVMSKDGKIWIKDQKGNYSEIVATDVKADNGVIHVINTVVMPN, from the coding sequence ATGAAAAAGTTAGTATTCATTTTTAGTATGGTAGCAGCATTAACATTTAACACTGCCGCAACAGCACAAAAAACAATTGTAGATGTAGCTGTCGGTAACAAAGATTTCTCAACATTAGTAACTGCTTTGAAAGCAGCAGATTTGGTATCTGCCTTACAAGGAGATGGACCATTTACAGTATTTGCTCCAACAAATGCGGCATTCGGTAAAATTGATAAAGCAACATTAGGTAGTTTATTAGAACCAAAAAACAAGAAGGCATTAGCAAACATCTTAACTTATCATGTAGTTCCAGCTAAATTAATGGCTAGTGATGTAGTAGCGGCATTAAAAAAAGGTAATGGCAAAGTTGAAGTAAAAGGACTTAATGGACAAGTATTAACTGTTATGTCAAAAGATGGAAAGATTTGGATTAAAGACCAAAAAGGTAATTACAGTGAGATTGTAGCGACAGATGTAAAGGCAGATAATGGAGTAATCCACGTAATTAACACAGTAGTTATGCCTAACTAA
- a CDS encoding RNA polymerase sigma factor, protein MQNKVNQLIKKCKRGNQVAQMQIYDSYCNAMYNVALRYLKNEEDAKDVMQEGFLKAFLNIEYYEETATFGSWLKRIIINKCIDMIRKHQFDTKSLENENLHIVDDNDWQFESSITKEQIVKTIKQLPEKYRLVITLYLIEGYDHEEISQILDIAIKTSRTQLRRAKLQLQEQLKTQYNEARY, encoded by the coding sequence ATGCAAAATAAAGTCAATCAATTAATTAAAAAATGTAAGCGCGGTAATCAAGTAGCCCAAATGCAGATTTATGATAGTTATTGTAATGCAATGTATAATGTGGCTTTACGGTATTTAAAAAACGAAGAAGACGCTAAGGATGTTATGCAAGAAGGGTTTTTAAAAGCGTTTTTAAATATTGAATACTATGAAGAAACTGCAACATTTGGGAGTTGGTTAAAGCGAATAATTATCAATAAATGTATCGATATGATACGGAAACATCAATTTGATACCAAATCCTTAGAAAACGAAAATTTGCACATTGTAGATGACAATGATTGGCAATTTGAATCTTCAATAACAAAAGAACAAATTGTAAAAACGATAAAACAATTACCAGAAAAATACAGATTGGTCATTACGCTTTACCTAATAGAAGGTTATGACCACGAAGAGATATCGCAAATACTAGATATCGCCATAAAAACATCAAGAACACAATTGCGTCGAGCAAAATTACAATTACAAGAGCAATTAAAAACACAATACAATGAAGCGAGATATTAG
- the dnaJ gene encoding molecular chaperone DnaJ, translating into MKEDYYDILGVNKSASAAEIKKAYRKMALKYHPDKNPDNKEAEEKFKKAAEAYEVLSDADKKSRYDQFGHQAFEGGAGGFGGGGMNMDDIFSQFGDIFGGGFGGGFGGFGGGGRRVVKGSNLRIRVTLTLEDIANGVEKKIKVKRKVQADGVTYKTCSTCNGQGQVTRVTNTILGRMQTASACPTCGGAGQSIDKKPSEADAQGLVAKEETVSVKIPAGVVDGMQLKVTGKGNAAPGDGMAGDLLVAIQEENHETLKREGDNLHYDLYVSLPDAVLGSSMEIDTVTGKVRIKIEPGVQSGKILRLRGKGIPSINGYGKGDLLVHVNVWTPKTLNKKQKDFFEGMREDEHFQPKPESSDKSFFEKVKDMFS; encoded by the coding sequence ATGAAAGAAGATTATTACGACATATTAGGCGTTAACAAAAGTGCCTCAGCTGCAGAAATTAAAAAAGCATATCGAAAGATGGCTTTAAAATATCATCCAGATAAAAACCCTGATAATAAAGAAGCAGAAGAAAAGTTTAAAAAAGCTGCTGAAGCATATGAAGTTTTAAGTGATGCTGACAAAAAATCACGTTATGACCAATTTGGACACCAAGCTTTCGAAGGTGGTGCCGGTGGTTTCGGTGGTGGCGGTATGAATATGGATGATATATTCAGTCAGTTTGGCGATATTTTTGGAGGCGGCTTTGGTGGTGGTTTCGGCGGCTTTGGTGGCGGCGGACGTCGTGTTGTAAAAGGAAGTAATCTTCGTATACGTGTTACACTTACTTTAGAAGACATAGCTAACGGTGTCGAAAAAAAGATAAAAGTTAAGCGAAAAGTCCAAGCAGATGGTGTAACCTATAAAACATGTAGTACATGTAACGGACAAGGTCAAGTGACTAGAGTTACAAATACAATCCTGGGAAGAATGCAAACAGCCTCAGCTTGTCCAACATGTGGTGGAGCTGGTCAAAGTATAGACAAAAAACCTTCTGAAGCAGACGCTCAAGGATTAGTAGCTAAAGAGGAAACTGTAAGTGTCAAAATACCTGCTGGTGTTGTAGATGGAATGCAGCTTAAAGTTACAGGGAAAGGAAATGCAGCTCCAGGTGATGGAATGGCGGGTGATTTATTAGTCGCTATACAAGAAGAAAATCATGAGACTTTAAAGCGAGAAGGCGATAATTTACATTACGATTTGTATGTAAGCTTACCTGACGCAGTTTTAGGTTCTTCAATGGAAATAGATACAGTAACAGGTAAGGTACGTATCAAAATAGAACCAGGAGTTCAGTCTGGAAAGATTTTACGACTAAGAGGTAAAGGTATACCGAGTATTAATGGTTATGGTAAAGGAGATTTACTAGTTCATGTTAACGTTTGGACGCCAAAAACATTAAACAAAAAACAAAAAGATTTTTTTGAAGGTATGAGAGAAGATGAGCATTTTCAGCCAAAACCTGAAAGTTCAGATAAGTCCTTTTTCGAAAAAGTGAAGGATATGTTTTCTTAA